Proteins found in one Labrenzia sp. VG12 genomic segment:
- the tyrS gene encoding tyrosine--tRNA ligase, translated as MSEFKSDFLNVLSERGFIHQISDPQGLDALCARETVTAYIGFDCTAPSLHAGSLVPIMMLHWFQKTGHRPIALMGGGTTRVGDPSGKDESRKMLTEELIEENKSGIKKVFEKLLTFGDGPNDALMLDNADWLLKLNYVDFLRDIGRHFSVNQMIQRDSVRLRLEREQHLSFLEFNYMLLQGYDYLELYRRTGCRLQMGGSDQWGNILSGTDLVRRLTEVDAFALTSPLLTTSSGAKMGKTAAGAVWLNEEQLSAYDYWQYWRNTEDADVERFLKLFTVLPMDEIARLAALQGSEINDAKKVLATEATALIHGREKAEAAAETARKAFEEGQSAAGLPTVEIAKAELETGLGVLSAFVTAGLCASNGDVRRNIKGGAVKINDQGEQNDKRQLTTADLTDDGIIKLSLGKKKHVLLKPV; from the coding sequence ATGAGCGAGTTCAAATCGGACTTTCTAAACGTTCTTTCAGAGCGCGGTTTCATTCATCAGATTTCAGATCCGCAAGGACTGGACGCGCTATGCGCCCGGGAAACCGTAACAGCCTATATCGGTTTCGACTGCACCGCGCCGAGCCTGCATGCCGGTTCGCTGGTGCCGATCATGATGCTGCACTGGTTCCAGAAGACCGGGCACCGGCCGATTGCCCTCATGGGTGGCGGCACCACCCGCGTCGGAGATCCGTCCGGCAAGGATGAATCGCGCAAGATGCTCACCGAAGAGCTGATCGAGGAAAACAAGTCCGGGATCAAGAAGGTTTTCGAAAAGCTGCTCACCTTCGGTGACGGCCCGAACGATGCCCTGATGCTTGATAACGCCGACTGGCTGCTGAAGCTGAATTATGTCGATTTCCTGCGCGACATCGGCCGACATTTTTCTGTCAATCAGATGATCCAGCGGGATTCGGTCCGCTTGCGGCTGGAACGCGAGCAACACCTGTCCTTCCTGGAGTTCAACTACATGCTGCTCCAGGGATACGACTATCTGGAGCTCTACCGCCGCACGGGCTGCCGCCTGCAGATGGGCGGTTCCGACCAGTGGGGCAATATCCTGTCAGGCACTGACCTTGTGCGGCGTCTGACGGAAGTCGATGCCTTTGCTCTCACCTCGCCCCTCCTGACCACCTCGTCGGGAGCAAAGATGGGCAAGACGGCAGCCGGCGCAGTCTGGCTCAACGAGGAACAGCTTTCCGCCTATGACTACTGGCAGTATTGGCGGAACACCGAGGACGCTGATGTTGAACGCTTCCTCAAACTGTTCACGGTTCTGCCCATGGACGAAATCGCCCGCCTCGCCGCGCTTCAGGGCTCTGAAATCAACGATGCGAAGAAAGTGCTGGCCACCGAAGCGACAGCGCTGATCCACGGCCGTGAAAAGGCGGAAGCTGCGGCTGAAACGGCGCGAAAGGCCTTCGAGGAGGGCCAGTCCGCCGCAGGGCTGCCAACCGTTGAAATCGCAAAGGCAGAGCTGGAAACAGGCCTTGGGGTTCTGTCTGCCTTCGTCACTGCAGGTCTGTGCGCCTCAAACGGCGACGTTCGCCGCAACATCAAGGGCGGTGCGGTCAAGATCAACGACCAGGGCGAGCAAAACGACAAGCGCCAGCTCACCACCGCCGACCTGACCGATGACGGCATCATCAAACTGTCCCTGGGCAAGAAGAAACATGTCTTGCTGAAGCCAGTCTAG